The sequence GACGATCCGGGTGGCGACCGCGCCGACGTACTCGACGACACCGTCGGCGCTGCCGCCGTGCGCCGCGGCGAAGGCGGTCAGGTTCTTGGCGATGCGCTTGGCGCGGCGCTCGGCACGGGCGTCCGGCGCGGCGGGGGTGGCGGTCTCTGCGCTGCTCATGCCCGCATGCTACCGAGCGGTAGTAGAGCTGGCGACGGGAGCGCCGTGTGCACCGGGCCACATACTGGTGGGGTGACCTTCGACGGCTGGCCGGCCGAGGCGCTCGACTTCTACGAGCACCTCGAGGCCGACAACTCCAAGACCTTCTGGCAGTCCCACAAGGACCGGTACGAGCAGGCCGTGCGGGAGCCGATGGAACGGCTGCTGGACGAGCTCGAGCCCGAGTTCGGGCCGGGAAAGATCTTCCGCCCCAACCGCGACGTGCGGTTCAGCGCGGACAAGTCCCCGTACAAGACGCACATCGGCGCCCACCTGGCGGCCGGCGGCTACGTCCAGCTCTCCGCCGACGGCCTGGCCTGCGGCAACGGGCTGTACCGGCTCGCCCCCGACCAGCTGGACCGCTACCGGAGCGCGGTCGCCGAGGACGTCTCCGGCGCCGAGCTGGAGCGGGTGGCCGACCGGGTCCGCCGGGCCGGGCCGGAGGTGGTCGGCCGGGACTCCCTGAAGTCCGCCCCGCGCGGCTACCCCAAGGACCACCCGCGGATCGGGCTGCTCCGCCACAAGGGGCTGATCGCCTGGCAGGAGTGGGCTCCCGAACCCTGGCTGGGCACCCGCGCCGCGTACGAGCGGATCACCGGGTTCCTGCGCGCCTCGCAGCCGCTCAAGGACTGGCTGGACGGCCACGTCGGCCCCTCCGAGCTGCCCGACCGCTAGGGGTTGTCTGACAATTCCCGCCGCGCCGCCCGCCGGCCCGGCCGGCACCGCCAGGAACGCGAAGGGCCCCGGTCGACTCGACCGGGGCCCTTCCTCACGCCTGCGTCACCGCGTCACTTCACGAACGGGTCCACCGCGATCACCACGAACAGCAGCGTCAGATAGGTGATCGACCAGTGGAACAGCCGCATCTCCTTCAGCTTGGCGCCGACCACACCGGCCTTCGCCCGCCCGTACAGCGCGTGCGCCTCCTTCAGCCAGAAGGCGCCCAGCACCACCGCGGCGGCCGGGTACAGCCAGCTGGTGTCGGCCAGCGGCCACAGCAGCAGCGAGACCGCCACCATCACCCAGGAGTAGGCGACGATCTGCTTGGCCACCGCCAGGTTGCCCTTGAGCACCGGCAGCATCGGCACCCCGGCCCGGGCGTAGTCCTCGCGGACCTTCATCGACAGCGGCCAGTAGTGCGGCGGCGTCCAGAAGAAGATCACCAGGAACAGCACCAGCGCCGACCAGGAGAGCGAGTTCGTGATCGCCGCCCAGCCGACGAAGACCGGCATGCAGCCGGCGATGCCGCCCCAGACGATGTTCTGCGCGGTGCGGCGCTTCAGCCCCAGCGTGTAGACGAACACATAGAAGAGGAGCGCGCCGAGCGCCAGCGCGGAGGACAGCCAGTTGACCAGGAGGCCCAGCCAGAGCGTCGACAGCACACCGAGCGCGATGCCGAACACCAGCGCCTCGCGCGGTGACACCATGCCGGTGACGATGGGCCGGCGCTCGGTGCGGGACATCACCGCGTCGATGTCCCGGTCGATGTACATGTTGAGGGCGTTGGCGCCGCCCGCCGAGAGGTAACCGCCGATGACCACCTCCAGCACCAGCAGGAGGTTCGGCACCCCGCGCTCCGCCAGGAACATCACCGGCACCGTGGTGATCAGCAGCAGCTCGATGATCCGCGGTTTGGTCAGTGCGACGAAGGCGCCGACACGGGCCCCGAACGGCCGGTGCGCAGGCGTCGCCCCGGTGACCCCGGCGGGACGGGATTCGACGGCGGTCACTAACACCCCAACTGAAGATGAATCCTCACAGGCGGCCACCGGAACGTTGTTCCCGAATCGTCCGCTCTGCGCGTACCACGCCACCTTAGACGCTCCATATCTCCCCACCGGCCCCGGGGTGCCCCGGCGGGGCGGAACGCACACCCCCGGGTGAACCCCCGCGGTCCCCACCAGGAACGTTGTCCGCGAAGCCGCTCCCGGGCCCGCCGGGACCACCGGTCCCCCGTCCCGCGCGCCGGAGAGGCGAACCGGACG comes from Streptomyces sp. TLI_053 and encodes:
- a CDS encoding heme o synthase; translation: MTAVESRPAGVTGATPAHRPFGARVGAFVALTKPRIIELLLITTVPVMFLAERGVPNLLLVLEVVIGGYLSAGGANALNMYIDRDIDAVMSRTERRPIVTGMVSPREALVFGIALGVLSTLWLGLLVNWLSSALALGALLFYVFVYTLGLKRRTAQNIVWGGIAGCMPVFVGWAAITNSLSWSALVLFLVIFFWTPPHYWPLSMKVREDYARAGVPMLPVLKGNLAVAKQIVAYSWVMVAVSLLLWPLADTSWLYPAAAVVLGAFWLKEAHALYGRAKAGVVGAKLKEMRLFHWSITYLTLLFVVIAVDPFVK
- a CDS encoding DUF2461 domain-containing protein; protein product: MTFDGWPAEALDFYEHLEADNSKTFWQSHKDRYEQAVREPMERLLDELEPEFGPGKIFRPNRDVRFSADKSPYKTHIGAHLAAGGYVQLSADGLACGNGLYRLAPDQLDRYRSAVAEDVSGAELERVADRVRRAGPEVVGRDSLKSAPRGYPKDHPRIGLLRHKGLIAWQEWAPEPWLGTRAAYERITGFLRASQPLKDWLDGHVGPSELPDR